In Musa acuminata AAA Group cultivar baxijiao chromosome BXJ2-8, Cavendish_Baxijiao_AAA, whole genome shotgun sequence, one genomic interval encodes:
- the LOC135619736 gene encoding probable histidine kinase 6 isoform X2, producing MTMKREPSPMQDEYAPVIYSQETVSYIEAIDMMSGEEDRENILRARATGKAVLTKPFRLLESNHLGVVLTFPVYRSGLPEDATVEQRVEATAGYLGGAFDVESLVENLLRQLAGNQDITINVYDITNASEPLIMYGPQIPEGYMPLSHVSMLDFGDPFRKHQMHCRYREKPPLPLSAITTPFGIFVIIMLGGYIVFAAKNHYDNVKEDCRKMEELKVQAEAADVAKSQFLATVSHEIRTPMNGVLGMLDMLLDTDLNLTQKDYAQTAQVCGKALISLINEVLDRAKIEAGKLEIEAVPFDLRSILDDVISLFSSKSREKGIELAVFVSDKVPEVVTGDPGRFRQIITNLVGNSVKFTERGHIFVQVHLADNSDLGADEKVYSGLNGLSQSEKVQITADCTFDTLSGFEAADTRNNWENFKLLLSDEMILPEASTSDKEPDIVTLIVRVEDTGIGIPLCAQDRVFTPFMQADSSTSRNYGGTGIGLSITKCLVELMGGQINFISRPNVGSTFTFTAVFKRCNKDAIADTKRTLSEALPTGFRGMKAFIVDGKPVRNAVTRYHLKRLGIAVEVANTVKMMLNSLTRQNSNFRTGRQPYIILIEKDSWYTGMDVYLHNQLLLLKRNDCVLELPKIILLVTCEYDKMSTGSLVDTVINKPLRASTVAACLQQVLGMEKQQKKELSNGPTNLRNLLAGKNILVIDDNKVNLRVAASALKKYGARVECAESGKDALSLLQLPHKFDACFMDVQMPEMDGFEATRQIRLMESKANEQISIGGASRGEDSMIVEWHLPILAMTADVIQATYEECLKCGMDGYVSKPFEEQQLFQAVAKFLVSKPSSDS from the exons ATGACCATGAAAAGGGAGCCATCACCCATGCAAGATGAATATGCTCCTGTGATTTACTCTCAGGAGACTGTCTCTTACATTGAGGCAATTGATATGATGTCCGGCGAG GAGGATAGAGAGAATATTTTACGGGCTAGGGCTACTGGGAAAGCTGTTCTTACGAAACCTTTTAGGCTGCTTGAGTCTAACCATCTTGGTGTAGTTTTGACATTTCCAGTATATCGCTCTGGCCTTCCTGAGGATGCAACAGTAGAACAACGTGTGGAAGCAACTGCAGG ATATCTTGGTGGTGCTTTTGATGTCGAGTCACTCGTGGAAAATTTGTTGAGGCAACTAGCTGGAAATCAGGATATTACTATAAATGTTTATGATATCACCAATGCTTCTGAACCATTGATAATGTATGGCCCTCAAATTCCAGAGGGTTATATGCCACTTTCACATGTCAGCATGCTTGACTTTGGAGATCCATTCAGGAAGCACCAGATGCACTGCAG GTATAGggaaaaacctccccttccattaTCAGCCATTACAACACCGTTTGGTATTTTTGTGATCATTATGCTTGGAGGTTACATAGTATTTGCCGCAAAAAATCATTATGACAATGTTAAGGAAGATTGTCGGAAGATGGAAGAGCTAAAAGTTCAAGCAGAGGCTGCAGATGTTGCAAAATCTCAG TTTCTTGCTACTGTCTCACATGAGATTAGAACACCCATGAATGGTGTCCTAG GAATGCTGGACATGCTTTTGGATACAGATCTGAATTTAACTCAAAAAGATTATGCCCAAACTGCTCAAGTTTGTGGAAAAGCATTGATTTCACTGATTAATGAAGTTCTTGACCGGGCAAAAATTGAAGCTGGCAAATTAGAGATTGAGGCAGTTCCATTTGATTTGAGATCAATCCTTGATGATGTTATTTCATTGTTCTCTTCAAAATCAAGAGAAAAGGGCATTGAA CTTGCTGTATTTGTATCGGACAAAGTTCCAGAAGTTGTCACTGGTGATCCAGGGAGATTTCGACAGATAATAACAAATCTAGTGGGCAATTCAGTTAAA TTTACTGAAAGGGGCCACATATTTGTCCAAGTTCATTTGGCTGATAACTCAGACCTTGGAGCAGATGAAAAAGTTTATTCTGGCTTAAATGGGCTATCACAATCAGAAAAGGTACAAATCACGGCTGATTGCACTTTTGATACTTTAAGTGGTTTCGAAGCTGCAGACACCAGAAACAATTGGGAAAATTTCAAGCTGCTGCTTTCAGATGAAATGATTTTGCCAGAGGCCTCAACATCTGATAAAGAACCTGATATTGTCACCTTGATAGTACGTGTTGAGGATACAGGGATTGGGATCCCATTATGTGCCCAGGATCGTGTCTTCACACCTTTCATGCAGGCTGACAGCTCAACTTCCAGGAACTATGGAGGAACTGGTATTGGCCTGAGCATTACTAAATGTCTGGTTGAATTGATGGGTGGACAAATTAACTTCATTAGCCGGCCAAATGTTGGAAGTACATTTACATTCACTGCTGTTTTTAAACGATGCAACAAGGATGCAATTGCAGACACAAAGAGAACTCTTTCTGAGGCTTTACCTACTGGATTTAGGGGAATGAAAGCATTTATAGTTGATGGAAAGCCAGTAAGAAATGCTGTAACAAGGTATCATTTAAAGAGGTTGGGCATAGCTGTTGAGGTTGCAAATACTGTCAAGATGATGCTTAATTCTTTGACCCGACAAAATTCTAATTTTAGAACTGG GAgacaaccatacattatattaattgaaaAGGACTCATGGTACACTGGTATGGATGTTTACTTGCATAATCAGTTGCTGTTACTTAAGCGGAATGATTGTGTACTAGAACTGCCAAAGATCATACTTTTGGTGACTTgtgaatatgataaaatgagTACCGGTTCCTTAGTTGATACTGTAATCAACAAGCCTCTAAGGGCAAGCACTGTGGCAGCATGCCTTCAGCAGGTGCTTGGAATGGAAAAACAACAGAAGAAAGAGTTGTCCAATGGTCCAACTAATCTTCGCAACCTGTTAGCGGGTAAGAACATATTAGTGATTGACGACAACAAAGTAAATCTTAGGGTTGCTGCAAGTGCTCTTAAGAAATATGGGGCGAGAGTGGAATGTGCTGAAAGTGGGAAAGATGCCCTGTCACTCCTTCAACTGCCACATAAGTTTGATGCCTGTTTCATGGATGTTCAGATGCCTGAAATGGATGG GTTTGAAGCAACTAGACAGATACGTTTGATGGAGAGCAAGGCAAATGAACAAATCAGTATCGGAGGAGCCAGCAGAGGAGAGGATTCTATGATAGTTGAGTGGCACCTGCCGATTCTGGCCATGACTGCTGATGTGATCCAGGCTACATATGAGGAGTGCTTGAAATGTGGAATGGATGGTTATGTCTCCAAGCCCTTTGAGGAGCAGCAGCTTTTTCAGGCAGTTGCCAAGTTCTTGGTATCAAAACCCAGCTCAGATTCATGA
- the LOC135619736 gene encoding probable histidine kinase 4 isoform X1 encodes MAVGGKRRWWWKRRAAVVAGVTIAVSVWVGSHCYFRRENMAKAEEALVSMCEERARMIQDQFAVSVNHVHALAILISTFYYQKQPPALDQETFAYYTAKTAFERPLLNGVAYAERIIHSQREIFETRQGWTIMTMKREPSPMQDEYAPVIYSQETVSYIEAIDMMSGEEDRENILRARATGKAVLTKPFRLLESNHLGVVLTFPVYRSGLPEDATVEQRVEATAGYLGGAFDVESLVENLLRQLAGNQDITINVYDITNASEPLIMYGPQIPEGYMPLSHVSMLDFGDPFRKHQMHCRYREKPPLPLSAITTPFGIFVIIMLGGYIVFAAKNHYDNVKEDCRKMEELKVQAEAADVAKSQFLATVSHEIRTPMNGVLGMLDMLLDTDLNLTQKDYAQTAQVCGKALISLINEVLDRAKIEAGKLEIEAVPFDLRSILDDVISLFSSKSREKGIELAVFVSDKVPEVVTGDPGRFRQIITNLVGNSVKFTERGHIFVQVHLADNSDLGADEKVYSGLNGLSQSEKVQITADCTFDTLSGFEAADTRNNWENFKLLLSDEMILPEASTSDKEPDIVTLIVRVEDTGIGIPLCAQDRVFTPFMQADSSTSRNYGGTGIGLSITKCLVELMGGQINFISRPNVGSTFTFTAVFKRCNKDAIADTKRTLSEALPTGFRGMKAFIVDGKPVRNAVTRYHLKRLGIAVEVANTVKMMLNSLTRQNSNFRTGRQPYIILIEKDSWYTGMDVYLHNQLLLLKRNDCVLELPKIILLVTCEYDKMSTGSLVDTVINKPLRASTVAACLQQVLGMEKQQKKELSNGPTNLRNLLAGKNILVIDDNKVNLRVAASALKKYGARVECAESGKDALSLLQLPHKFDACFMDVQMPEMDGFEATRQIRLMESKANEQISIGGASRGEDSMIVEWHLPILAMTADVIQATYEECLKCGMDGYVSKPFEEQQLFQAVAKFLVSKPSSDS; translated from the exons ATGGCGGTCGGagggaagaggaggtggtggtggaaacGGAGGGCGGCGGTGGTGGCGGGCGTGACGATTGCAGTGAGCGTGTGGGTGGGTTCCCACTGCTACTTTCGGAGGGAGAATATGGCCAAGGCGGAGGAGGCTCTGGTGAGCATGTGCGAGGAGCGTGCGAGGATGATCCAGGACCAATTCGCAGTAAGCGTCAACCACGTCCACGCCCTCGCCATCCTCATCTCCACCTTTTACTACCAGAAGCAGCCCCCAGCTCTTGATCAG GAGACATTTGCATACTACACTGCCAAAACAGCATTCGAACGGCCATTGTTGAATGGGGTTGCATATGCAGAGAGAATCATTCATTCCCAACGCGAGATATTTGAGACTAGGCAGGGATGGACGATCATGACCATGAAAAGGGAGCCATCACCCATGCAAGATGAATATGCTCCTGTGATTTACTCTCAGGAGACTGTCTCTTACATTGAGGCAATTGATATGATGTCCGGCGAG GAGGATAGAGAGAATATTTTACGGGCTAGGGCTACTGGGAAAGCTGTTCTTACGAAACCTTTTAGGCTGCTTGAGTCTAACCATCTTGGTGTAGTTTTGACATTTCCAGTATATCGCTCTGGCCTTCCTGAGGATGCAACAGTAGAACAACGTGTGGAAGCAACTGCAGG ATATCTTGGTGGTGCTTTTGATGTCGAGTCACTCGTGGAAAATTTGTTGAGGCAACTAGCTGGAAATCAGGATATTACTATAAATGTTTATGATATCACCAATGCTTCTGAACCATTGATAATGTATGGCCCTCAAATTCCAGAGGGTTATATGCCACTTTCACATGTCAGCATGCTTGACTTTGGAGATCCATTCAGGAAGCACCAGATGCACTGCAG GTATAGggaaaaacctccccttccattaTCAGCCATTACAACACCGTTTGGTATTTTTGTGATCATTATGCTTGGAGGTTACATAGTATTTGCCGCAAAAAATCATTATGACAATGTTAAGGAAGATTGTCGGAAGATGGAAGAGCTAAAAGTTCAAGCAGAGGCTGCAGATGTTGCAAAATCTCAG TTTCTTGCTACTGTCTCACATGAGATTAGAACACCCATGAATGGTGTCCTAG GAATGCTGGACATGCTTTTGGATACAGATCTGAATTTAACTCAAAAAGATTATGCCCAAACTGCTCAAGTTTGTGGAAAAGCATTGATTTCACTGATTAATGAAGTTCTTGACCGGGCAAAAATTGAAGCTGGCAAATTAGAGATTGAGGCAGTTCCATTTGATTTGAGATCAATCCTTGATGATGTTATTTCATTGTTCTCTTCAAAATCAAGAGAAAAGGGCATTGAA CTTGCTGTATTTGTATCGGACAAAGTTCCAGAAGTTGTCACTGGTGATCCAGGGAGATTTCGACAGATAATAACAAATCTAGTGGGCAATTCAGTTAAA TTTACTGAAAGGGGCCACATATTTGTCCAAGTTCATTTGGCTGATAACTCAGACCTTGGAGCAGATGAAAAAGTTTATTCTGGCTTAAATGGGCTATCACAATCAGAAAAGGTACAAATCACGGCTGATTGCACTTTTGATACTTTAAGTGGTTTCGAAGCTGCAGACACCAGAAACAATTGGGAAAATTTCAAGCTGCTGCTTTCAGATGAAATGATTTTGCCAGAGGCCTCAACATCTGATAAAGAACCTGATATTGTCACCTTGATAGTACGTGTTGAGGATACAGGGATTGGGATCCCATTATGTGCCCAGGATCGTGTCTTCACACCTTTCATGCAGGCTGACAGCTCAACTTCCAGGAACTATGGAGGAACTGGTATTGGCCTGAGCATTACTAAATGTCTGGTTGAATTGATGGGTGGACAAATTAACTTCATTAGCCGGCCAAATGTTGGAAGTACATTTACATTCACTGCTGTTTTTAAACGATGCAACAAGGATGCAATTGCAGACACAAAGAGAACTCTTTCTGAGGCTTTACCTACTGGATTTAGGGGAATGAAAGCATTTATAGTTGATGGAAAGCCAGTAAGAAATGCTGTAACAAGGTATCATTTAAAGAGGTTGGGCATAGCTGTTGAGGTTGCAAATACTGTCAAGATGATGCTTAATTCTTTGACCCGACAAAATTCTAATTTTAGAACTGG GAgacaaccatacattatattaattgaaaAGGACTCATGGTACACTGGTATGGATGTTTACTTGCATAATCAGTTGCTGTTACTTAAGCGGAATGATTGTGTACTAGAACTGCCAAAGATCATACTTTTGGTGACTTgtgaatatgataaaatgagTACCGGTTCCTTAGTTGATACTGTAATCAACAAGCCTCTAAGGGCAAGCACTGTGGCAGCATGCCTTCAGCAGGTGCTTGGAATGGAAAAACAACAGAAGAAAGAGTTGTCCAATGGTCCAACTAATCTTCGCAACCTGTTAGCGGGTAAGAACATATTAGTGATTGACGACAACAAAGTAAATCTTAGGGTTGCTGCAAGTGCTCTTAAGAAATATGGGGCGAGAGTGGAATGTGCTGAAAGTGGGAAAGATGCCCTGTCACTCCTTCAACTGCCACATAAGTTTGATGCCTGTTTCATGGATGTTCAGATGCCTGAAATGGATGG GTTTGAAGCAACTAGACAGATACGTTTGATGGAGAGCAAGGCAAATGAACAAATCAGTATCGGAGGAGCCAGCAGAGGAGAGGATTCTATGATAGTTGAGTGGCACCTGCCGATTCTGGCCATGACTGCTGATGTGATCCAGGCTACATATGAGGAGTGCTTGAAATGTGGAATGGATGGTTATGTCTCCAAGCCCTTTGAGGAGCAGCAGCTTTTTCAGGCAGTTGCCAAGTTCTTGGTATCAAAACCCAGCTCAGATTCATGA